TTCAGAACTGACAGTGGCATTTGACGCAGAAATAAAATCATGAGAAGTTGTACTAGCAGATTTCAAAGATATCTCTTTTGAAGATATTTCAAAACCATTGTTTACCTCTGGTTTTCTTGATTTATTAGATCCGCTTttctttttcaaacatttttctgTAGTCATTGTGCTTTTgtcttgtgttttattttttatgcaaacTTGTATTTTcttgcaacattttttaacaaGGTCTTGTTCGGGATAAACTTCGTAGTTTGTATTCAATGACTCCAAAGGATCCTCGTTGACTGTCTCATGTGGAGCGGACTGAACAACATAAATTTCTTCAAAAGCATTGTTAGACGTAGTTGGTAAATCATCATGAAGTATTTTATACACTATTTCATTTTTACGACGCTTCTGAACTGCGCCTCGTTCCTTTGGTTCGCTTCCTTGTTTTTGACACAAAAATTTGTGTGGCACGACATTTTTTTTCAGCTTAAGCATTCCTCCGACTAATTTGTATTTGACATAGTTTTCCATATCCTTTTCAatctgtaatttaaaaaaaaatatgtataaaataatatataatttaatcatcgtgttttttgtaaaacaagcctccactaagataataatgagaaaataatattataaaaaaaaaaatttgtcacccctgcctctgactttagtcaggtgatggctatcatatgaacgcatgaatctattctgtaggtagtcttatatgattgagtgtgtaatgagaacttttattaaactaacattttaaaacatttgttattattagatttaataaacataggttcttttttcaaaacaaaaaaccaatgCCAACttaaccgccgcgctcggctcgctgCCACCtttgaggtcattgaactgctcattaaatagtatcaactactatcaactgtttagtagaagttcattgctagctaggtatgaacatgatatggcatcttgttcttgaggaagtgttcaaaaggcaataaacttctatttaacatttgcgctttactgtatctgaaccgggctttaagttttagattaggtgtcttttgcgaaaatataaaacagttttgtatgtaggtaggtatatatacTGAAAACAATACTTACGTCGAAATGATCTTCACAACAATGGACGTGACTCGTGTCTGAGAGAGGATCTGCTCTCTTCATAACCTTTAACCACTTTTttcgcatatttttatttaatggtaccgaaaaaaacaatttttggggtgtttttacactggagttagtacacataggaacaacacaatattttctaaccattttgtttgtccactataagcaaaacaaattatttaaaccgaaaccgcgagagcgcaacgagccgaTGTAGGTATCATCacgtactgacgaaatagcagtgtcggtagatgacgtcacacgtccgtgcggccgcttcgccggaatttggcgcgaaggcctactttgacgtttaatatctcggtcatttttgaagatacgaaaaaaataaaaacagattttttgtccttgaagtacctagtttttaaatatgcacataacaaaaatcattggtgtgactcattgttacatactaattttaatataataactatagtATATACTAGTTATAAATCTTtctatatataattcttctgtaagtgtgtatgtcactgaacttctcttaaacgactggaccgattttgatgaaattttttgtgtgtgttcaaggggatctgagaatggtttagattcacaattttgtccgctggacaatgtcacacaggacaacgtctgtcgggtccgctagtaataatataatcacgtaaggtattattctcataaataataattatagtactAAATTAAAccgtattagtaaaaaaaaatacatcactattttgaaaatatcaaaattcatgTTGTTTAACgaaacattgataaaaaaaaagagaattAGCGTATATTTTTTGCCTTCGTTGAATCAGACAAAGGAAACAATACTTATACAGCCTCGtcttcttaaattatttaataaagttaaaaaaataaatactttaattcgATTTTCCAATTGCCCCTGAGTGTGtaggaaataatattatttatttaaatttatttaattttattgtttggtgGATAATGGCGCCATCGAAGAGCATAGTTCTtgcaaaaatccgctagggCGCTGCGCTgataatttattcatacaaaatacaatttttcacGATGTCAAGAACATATGGAAATGGGTATCTCTTATCAAATCGGGTTCAAGTAGaaagttattacttattaagtataaaaaaatgtgagtCGGTTTCGTATCATCTATGAtagaaattttgaaatgtttatttttttaattttttgtattttgtgtttaacGGTATCggtaatacataatttgtgaaaatttcagctttctagctatcacggtttatgagatacaggcTTTGTTCtacccgttttaccctttgggtacggaaccctaaaaaaatcatcaaatcgctccacataaaaaaaattcagacgaattgagaacctcccgCTTTTTCTAAAGTCGGTTTatgcattaaattattaacagtTATAAAGACTAGcttgtaattattatgtatatacataaCAAAGTATggatgtatatttgtataaattaccATAACATAGAAATGtaagtattcatttattataattcgcTGCGGCAAGTATTTAACATGCATTATGTATCTGATTGTGTAAATCTGGTCTTAACtgattttcgttttatttttgtattgtacaGTTTGGTTGTATATAAGGCTGTGTTCGTACTTAACTGATATTCTGCCGCTTATTATTTGTGACTTATtatttactagaggccgcccacgacttagtccgcgtggaaactcttcccgtgtaaatcccgatccctcgggaactccggaataaaaagttagcctatgtgttattctgggtcttcggctacataatatataccaaatttaattcaattaataatttcatcgtaatcggttcattagtatttgtgtgaaagagtaataaacatccatacatacattctcacaaactttcgcatttataatattagtaggattttattgtatggttagtgggcacggtgtcaaagttgttcaagccgcccgaagacctttgacatggcttaacgactgttatcttaactgacgaTTTAGTTGCAGCTCTTCATAACCCGGCTTTCCCCCGGGAAAGGATGGGTATCCGAAAGGATTTTTCCCCTCGAAAAAAGAAGTTTCGATTATAATGACGAAAAATGTATTTGTGATTCAACAACTATGTTTCGAAAACACCATGAGTtgctagcccccggtttctaaatacatttagcggtagtttatctatcccaactgtcatgtttatacgAATTTAagtgctattgaatagataaactaccgctaaatgtacctcagaaaccgggggtaagtgaggTACTATGTTTTGTTAGTTCTACGCTATATGCTACGCAGTTGGTATCTGCTACGCCGTAGCGCTACGAAGTTGGCATGTGCTACATGTTTTACTTTTGACTTGacataatagtattattatgtaaaaaggcGTTGAGTAATTAAATACGTTATTACGTTTTACAATAATTACGTTAGTTGATATTTTCTTTGGAATTTGTACTTTACGATTCACTTCACGGTCACTATAAATTAGAGAATAGCTGTATATAgcaaggagctcgtggcttaaattgattgattgtcagatctttgacagtcgttaacagtagtcagaagcttgaaagtctaacaaccagtcttactaaaggatatcgtattataacccaggtttgactgcctccgtgcgcagtggtttaggtcgccacgccgataccactgcaacgggaggtcgtgggttcgattcccacacggagcaattatttgtgcgatccacaaataattgtttcgggtctggttgtgctttgtgtccgttgtttgtatgtttgtaaaagtccccgcgacacaagagcaattcttagtgcgggagttgtctttttaaaaagaagaaaaaaaaaaaggtaactggattgtggaggtcagataagcagtcgcaatatgtaaaatactggtatccagctacaTCCTTGTGAAACTGGGAGCCGACTACTACATAGCTGACAGCCTCGGctaagtatataaaaacaaaaaaaaaaaaaaaaaactacaaagacgatgaccaaaattatttattaaccaaAAAGAAAACCGAAACTacacaaaacaaatttaaacaattttgtaaaacatagaCTGTGGAACCTTTTAAATTACTTCATTTAATAATCGATTCAGAAATTTcttcatgaattatttattatcgtaATCGTCGACAACATCTTGGGAGTCAGCTTCAGGGGTTTGTGTCCTCCTGGCGTCAGAGGAGCGAAGGTCAGGTTTTCCCCATTTCCTGCAAGCCTGTTTGATGTAGACCACGGCTGGGAGGCGAAGGTTGCCACGGCGGTGCACGTTGACCTCGCGATCAGTGAGGTATACCAGTGGTTCCAGGTCATGATCGCAGGCTGTGACCTTCTCGCCTCTTACCAGGCATCCCACTAGAGGCTGTAAAATTAAGGACCAACAACAGACTTAGATacctcataaaataaataaatttagcccattactgtcccactactgggcaagagtCACCACCCATAATGAGAAAGGGGCCTTGAGTACACCATAATATATGAGTATATtgtactgcctccgtggcgcactGGTTTacgtcgccacgccactaccattacATCGGAAGGTCGTAGGTTCGccgttcgattcctacacggaacaattttttttttaaagacaactcccgcactagtAACTGGGAGTGGGACTTTTGTGcggtaaacaaataattgtcaTACACTGTcattttattccaaactaaacagagcttgtacctactatggtaaccaaataactgataaacgtacttatatacttttaaatacatacttatatagataaattaacagcCAGACTCAGAACAGTGCTCATCGCACGATTCGTAcccatatacatataaattagtAACTCACATTAATCCGAATTCTTTGATGACGTAGACCGGCCGGGATGATTGCCGTCTGCAGTATGAATTCAGGACTTGCACCTGTTGAACACATTATATCAATAGCTAAGTAGcttaaatttactttatttcaacGTAAGGTTAGTTGTAAACCAAGCGTTTGATAAGGTCTAAAGATTGTTATTGTAGTTGActacaaccgggatcgactttttacgtgctctcccgAACAGGGAGACGCTCAGTTCGAA
The DNA window shown above is from Anticarsia gemmatalis isolate Benzon Research Colony breed Stoneville strain chromosome 29, ilAntGemm2 primary, whole genome shotgun sequence and carries:
- the LOC142985297 gene encoding uncharacterized protein LOC142985297, which translates into the protein MTSRLHLLLAATCALALIQLASGQAKCASDSWGASPEFILQTAIIPAGLRHQRIRINPLVGCLVRGEKVTACDHDLEPLVYLTDREVNVHRRGNLRLPAVVYIKQACRKWGKPDLRSSDARRTQTPEADSQDVVDDYDNK